A region of the Acinetobacter defluvii genome:
TAAAGGAACAACATGTTGATCTAGCTGAGTTAGCTTTGAATGACGAACAACGCGTAGAATTAGAAAAAACGTTAGGTGCAGCGATTGACCAACAAAGCAGTTATGATTTTTTTATGGAGGTTGTTACTGCAATCCATCTTCGTATCGACTGTCCAGATCTTGCTTTTGCACTAGCGAAATGTATTACACCTGCAAACTTTGGGCTTTTAGGCTATATGGCATCTCGAAGTGAAAGTTTGGCACAGGCATTAGAATACGTTGTGCGGTTTAGTCCATTGGTGGTTGCTGGATTAAACGTGACGTATATGCGTTATGAAATCATCGATAACACGATTCGTCTTTTTTGTCCCTTGGGCGCAGATAAATATATTTTTCTACATGAAGTGACTTTTGCTGCAATGATTTTTTTAGCAAAGCAATTCGTTGGCTCGCAGCACTTCCCCTTAATTCAAATGAGTTTTGTCAATGCGCCAACCATGCCTTTATATTTATATCAGCAGTTTTATCAATGTATTATAAAGTTTGAACAGCCAATGTATGAAATCATCATTTCTATAGACGCTTTACAAATGAAACATGAACAAGCTGATCCAAACTTGATTCAGCTTTTAGTCAAGCAGGCGGAAGAAAAGCTTGCACACACATCGCAACACACAACAGTTGTGCAACAAATTCGATTTATTGTGGCTGAGTATTTAAAGCTAGAACAACAAGCCCCAAAAATTGAAGATATTGCTCAAGAACTCTTTGTTTCTGGACGAACATTGCAGCGTCAGTTAAAGCAATATGACACATCGTTTAAGCAAATTTTGGAAGAGGAGCGTATGCAGCGTTGTGAAACGCTATTGATGCAAGATAAGGATTTGACAGATATAGCCTTACAACTTGGCTATAGCGATCAGTCCGCTTTGGCACGTGCTTATAAAGCCTTTAGTGGGCAAACTTTGTTGCAAAAGAAACAACAGTTAAAA
Encoded here:
- a CDS encoding helix-turn-helix transcriptional regulator, whose product is MEHQLKISNGYFQLLKVFLKEQHVDLAELALNDEQRVELEKTLGAAIDQQSSYDFFMEVVTAIHLRIDCPDLAFALAKCITPANFGLLGYMASRSESLAQALEYVVRFSPLVVAGLNVTYMRYEIIDNTIRLFCPLGADKYIFLHEVTFAAMIFLAKQFVGSQHFPLIQMSFVNAPTMPLYLYQQFYQCIIKFEQPMYEIIISIDALQMKHEQADPNLIQLLVKQAEEKLAHTSQHTTVVQQIRFIVAEYLKLEQQAPKIEDIAQELFVSGRTLQRQLKQYDTSFKQILEEERMQRCETLLMQDKDLTDIALQLGYSDQSALARAYKAFSGQTLLQKKQQLKE